In Lolium perenne isolate Kyuss_39 chromosome 5, Kyuss_2.0, whole genome shotgun sequence, the sequence ACACAAGGGGAGTGTCCGAGGGGTGTCAATTGGGTCCTAATTTTATGAAAGTGCATATCTAAGTCCTAAAAGTAATAAGTGATTCATGGCAGGTCCTACACAGGTTTGACCTTTCTACTTGGCACGTTGACCCATGCCACATCAGCAATGTTTCTGGAGAAAGTCTCTACATAATTATATCTTCTAATCTTAGAGCCCTATTGTCCATTTCTCTTCTAAATTATCCAGTCTGCTACATTTATTTCCGCACTGGTTGAGCGTCGGAGGAGATGCAGCATGAGGCTATCCTCACGCCATGGAGTCGGTGGCTTGGTTTCACTGATGGTGGCATGGCCGTGTCCTAGTTATCTCTCCGTGGAATTTTCTCTGACCCATTTATGTGATGTCTTCCATGAACGTGTAACTCGTTTGGAAATTTCTTCTAGCACCTAGCAAGCACTGAATCAAAAAGAAATTGTAGATAATAGAGAATATTGTTACTTGTTAGATTTTTCTTTTTAAAACTGGCTACGGCGGGCTTACGCCAGCCTGAACATTAATAATCAACAAGTGTACAAGGGATCATTACAAATTTTTGGAGGAAGGAAGAGGAGTCGGGGGTAGGGAGGGGACCTCAAGGTGGGTCAAAACTATTACACCAATTATTTAGAGAGAGGGAGGCAGAGGGGTGGTACATCTATGAGCCCAAAGCCTAATGTCTTGGATGCATCTGCGGGAAACCAGGGCGAGGTATTTGTCAATGCCATTGAAGGTCTTAGCATTTCGTCTCTTCCAAATGTTCCATGCAATGGCGGTGCTGATAGTAGTTTCTTCATAACTTCGGCATCGCGAAGTCCAAATTTCGGAGAGGCCGGAGAGGGGATGAGCTTGAAGATCCTGGTAGAAGAATGTCCAAATTTCACAGGCACGGGGGCAGCGAAGGAGGAGGTGGTCGGTATCTTCATCTTGAGGGCAGAAGAGACACATTGCGAAGGGCCCGAGATGGTGTCAGAAGCGGTGCTCGTTGGTGGGGAGGCGCCTCTTCCCAGCAAGCCAGCAGAAGATCTTGCACTTAAGGGGAGCAGCGCTTTTCCACACTTTCTCCGCCACCTCGTCAATCTGCATATGCCTGAAAGAATTGGAGTAGACACTTTTGTTCGAGAGCTTTTTGTTAGTGATGCGGTCCCAATGCGAATCCGGCACATCGTCGCACAGAATCACAAAGCTAAGCTCAAAGGCAAGGTTACGGAGGTCAGTCTCGGTGGCCTGCGACAGGCGGGGCTCCACCGTGCCGCGGAAGTCAGAAGTCAGGGCTGTGGCAACGTTAGCGTTCATGCAGGTGGAGTGGGAGAAGAGGTTCGGGAACCGGTCTTGGAGGGTGTGGTCTCCGAGCCAGAGGTCAGTCCAAAAGGCCGTCATGTCGCCTTTGCCGATGGTGACTTTAGATATAGACAGAAAGGTTTCGAGGCCTGCAACAATCCCTTTCCAGGCGGGGGTGTCGAGGTGGTGGGGATCTCCCAAGTCCTGAGCCCCCGTCCAGTCGTACCTACGGCGAAACCAGCAGGCCCGGGGGGCAGAGGAGTCGGAGTGAAGTTTGGTTAGGAATTTGGAAAGAAGGGCAGAGATTTGAGCCCGAATGGAAAGTACACCCAGCCCGTCCCGGTCTTTAAGGGTACAAACCTCATCCCAGGCGACTTTGCAGTTGCCGCCATTACAAGTTTCTTCTCCAGTCCAGAGGAAGGCCCGACGACGTTTGTCAATGGCCTCAACGATGCCAGCAGGGGGGATGCCTGCCCCCATGGCGTGAGCCAGCATGGCCGTGAGGATAGAGTTGACAATGATCAAGCGTCCTCTGATAGGGAGGCATCAACCTCTCCATCCGGCAAGGCTCATGTCACTGTTTGTCATAATGGTGGTAaagtccctgatacgtctccgacgtatcgataatttcttatgttacatgccacattattgatgatatctacatgttttatgcacactttatgtcatattcgtgcattttctggaactaacctattaacaagatgccgaagtgccagttgctgttttctgctgtttttggtttcagaaatcctagtaaggaaatattctcagaattggacgaaatcaacgcccagggtcctattttgccacgaagcttccagaagaccgaagagtcaacggagtggggccacgaggtggccaggagggcaggcggcgcggccccacccttggccgcgccgccctgcctcctgggcccctcgcgtcgccccctgacctacacttccgcctacttaaagccttcgttgcgaaacccccagtaccgagagccacgatacggaaaaccttccagagacgccgccgccgccaatcccatctcgggggattcaggagatcgcctccggcaccctgccggagaggggaatcatctcccggaggactctacgccgccatggtcgcctccggagtgatgagtaagtagtctacccctggactatgggtccatagcagtagctagatggttgtcttctcctcattgtgcttaattgtcgggtcttgtgagctgccgaacatgatcaagatcatctatctgtaattctatttgttgtgtttgttgggatccgatgaatagagaatactatgttatgttgattatcaatttatatctatgtgttgtttatgatcttgcatgctctccgttactagtagatgctctggccaagtagatgctggtaactccaagagggggtatttatgctcgatagtgggttcatgtctccgtgaatctggggaagtgacagaaatctctaagattatggatgtgttattgccactagggataaaacattggtgctatgttcgaggatgtagttactgattatattacgcgcaatacttaatgcaattgtatatttgttagcaacttaatactggaaggggttcggatgataacctgaaggtggactttttaggcatagatgcatgctggatagcggtctatgtactttgtcgtaatgcccaattaaatctcactatactcatcataatatgtatgtgcatggtcatgccctctctatttgtcaattgcccaactgtaatttgttcacccaacatgctgtttatcttatgggagagacacctctagtgaactgtggaccccggtccaattctctatactgaaatacaatctactgcaatacttgttctactgttttctgcaaacaatcatcttccacactatacatctaatcctttgttacagcaagccggtgagattgacaacctcgctgttacgttggggcaaagtattttggttgtgttgtgcaggttccacgttggcgccggagtccctggtgttgcgccgcactacatctcgccgccatcaaccttcaacgtgcttcttggctcctactggttcgataaaccttggtttcatactgagggaaaacatgccgctgtacgcatcacaccttcctcttggggttcccaacggacgtgtgctacacgcacgccatcaagcaatttttttggcgccgttgccggggagatcaagacacgctgcaaggagaatctccacatcgcaatctctttactttgtttttgtcttgcttagttttatttactactttgtttgctgcactaaatcaaaatacaaaaaaattagttgctatttttactttatttactatcttgtttgctatatcgaaaacacaaaaaaattagttacgtgcatttactttatctagtttgctttatttactgctgctaaaatgagtaatcctgaagttgaagttcgttcgtttaagcaacgagggggagaatgtttaagagatgcttggtatagaattagtgatgcccataataggtgcactaagaaacactccaccactatcctgctcagaaatttttatgttggtgtctctagctggaataggtatgttcttgatagtctcgcgaaaggtaacttcctaagtactcctgcattagaagctagctgcattattgagagtctatttggaataccacctgttaatgaagttaaaattgaaatctctcttgaagatgttatgaaaaaattggaaaccatagagaaaaaatttccaagtattgaaactaaattggaaatgttacttgataaaactaatg encodes:
- the LOC139831403 gene encoding uncharacterized protein, which encodes MGAGIPPAGIVEAIDKRRRAFLWTGEETCNGGNCKVAWDEVCTLKDRDGLGVLSIRAQISALLSKFLTKLHSDSSAPRACWFRRRYDWTGAQDLGDPHHLDTPAWKGIVAGLETFLSISKVTIGKGDMTAFWTDLWLGDHTLQDRFPNLFSHSTCMNANVATALTSDFRGTVEPRLSQATETDLRNLAFELSFVILCDDVPDSHWDRITNKKLSNKSVYSNSFRHMQIDEVAEKVWKSAAPLKCKIFCWLAGKRRLPTNEHRF